From Solea senegalensis isolate Sse05_10M linkage group LG7, IFAPA_SoseM_1, whole genome shotgun sequence, a single genomic window includes:
- the si:ch211-220f16.2 gene encoding golgin subfamily B member 1 isoform X2, producing the protein MLKWFSGEEGDPGSGGPGSPLSAAGGGELAVEEMAERLSQTEQLVAHLKEMIREKDAALRTKDDQLKVEKEECEAKLTKARLQNKAKVTSLSAQLEELRKQQGGQGTPKHSKKGSSEGGGGEQASRGKIVLLKKKVEELEQQLSLRDSELESKRKEVESHCQRGEEIDAMLTEKDRKLAEKEAYIVHLQTAFAGDQPIAPALQQKVAEDSGAMQELQLLIQSLTRKVGEAEERYSLLQEQTESLKELLVTEKEQYAQKETMYKQNIQTFKDIIIQKDNQLTEIGQMHEQELFKLAAKSDASADLEQLLKALKQKLHEKEEVLLGKTQVIDVLQGEVDGRDQQIQELTERLRRLQVARESLESKMEAEKHVMRAQLRDLMEKQQAEAQRMTEQHQLQLDQTKQDLLVQLEELRRASVAAPPACQETSGTGGVPADSALSQRISELEVLAKQKTDEASKSESKFLKMKAWSKSRIRQLEDELKKSQAGAAPPDLTDLRSRITSLEEEREENLWKFEQYEELKTKNEMLEAKLVVYEEQQRTLQADLEQFTKRAASQASESGSADDTQSQVLEWQEMVTEAVNARDRAREEKANMALRISQMEEEREGLIEDDWFFPGCSDPALATQQQELEEELAQARGLGQHRAKKLTAPAQRSLQEDFEFDGQVPFHDPHSTSESTTPMEGENMGGWWPEYSSPDTDGLRSVVEELELERNQLQEQILSLEERCQDLEDRLQLQARIEALQNESEKLQSQLASVRSQQSRDAEKHQLLVSSLNEQLKGLSDTQECLESSLIEKENTLAKTSEKLELISSLRESLSEKEIQYRDVSDKLLQADHALDNISKKFSSSEKQCSELRTEVSDLTQKLTALKEKTQKQDVTIETLQTELDQTNEELDKLNSAHLEERAQLIHDLQTCEREIDSLKDTVLEKDKEISALSVNMAEYTEQILVLKQDVKLKEESLIQVETVLRKAEQEAMIIRDSQNSDQQALNSKITEVVEKLNDAEEELVKAKEKAEYKDAEVEQLLKQVEDDKKMIQELRGELQKQVGSHSHHLLECETHITSLKEQLMLSTQKLQESEQLVLQLNDKNTNNDKLEQELHDKEQTYENELKSFKEEHNKLLAQVEKYNNEMQKLSKQLEERTQSEEHIHKEMQEKVETLEKQLSANDKHAEDERQKLSSELQVRDSENQKLSSELKSKAENISKLKNLLKSTKAEKQRVTDELKLQKQAVKELNEKVSSALELNSCLESQVQCLTKEKERLTEEVSESIQNKDSLQAQISMLETQNSQNDTTQKGLQRDNEQLTLQIKELNGVLEQSTHSTTEVLLAKTNECSRLNQILREKEDEVKQLQDRVQNLMSEVDQIKLDGAQKEQATVDLHMQLEAEQNQQTQLQETVFMLREQESSLRSGLMEKDAKLKEKQEECHGLQNEISKLQAEAESLKEELTQLRQQLHEGDEMLKDTMQQCQKHKDELNHATKTVEAQRDQISVMEENTRKLKSEAELWQAELSHSNSRIQTLIEEIQQHRAACESREQELVQQTQLATNLDSQLKVTLEQISDLSKNISTLTEDNQTLKKELSQNITSVSELTTEMSSLQERNSGFEIEISNSQKEISSLLREKEELTVAVKELKHILKESDELNSAGLFEKTNECANLSKTIREREEQLQSIQEHVDGLKMQISQFSKSSEEKEAALSEQRFQLEAQQNQLLQLQDSVSALQEQSSALKSGLMEKDLLLQQTAEESRVYQNEVALHKELVSRLQEEVQLLRRECLDVKQQIEQKEQTLNEVSKEFQSQKDELNKRNESVISLSSQLGAMNENAAEMEIEMTNLKDSVQKLTAEKSQLTQEDNQRKAEIVDFKDSILALNEQNTSLKSELQNIVTEVTELRQFVSDKEIELKAAYAELENLTLTLKEKDDTLNQKENLIQQLNSNITEQQGQLKQKADDSVGLNTKVSDLEDCVCKLRGQVENLTAESSTLKNRLESRELSNLELQSHSSAAVESLQSNLQSKEAECETLKEQISHLKESVTKLNGSLEAQMANSENLRKALMEKEAALLHQSETLKDVQRRADEALLFKSQFMESTELVSQLQSHNELLSAEAENLRKSSEETHIAFSNLKEKYAASLEELQDMRRQMSHQVDEVSKLQRLLDDFSMERQAATTTIETLRNELSVIHHKLEQSGDLNTSLTKEKDEAFSANQASVSMLTLEIDRLKSQHLQVVAQMDALTENLEQREMALHAINSQYTAQAKHASQLVSEMQKLEEKNQQLKKEFGMSKAEHQNRLTSVCNENSHLQDEVRKLLAEKEELERKHQQLCMSQGELQLQMEQQSSSMKEMVEKMVLEKEELQAKKLDEKMVYKKLPEEITRSREVETLRCDTERKDTLLVKQESLADTMVSQLESEKVRLHGDLQRCMYEIQQRDHYLQQLNTKLQQAVEEKGACAAQMRAVVQTLRDTQNRCHWLETQVQGQAQGSVYAEVAPGAPQERSRESMVVETAEVGQLRDRLLEVEQILADERARRETAEEALRLAEDRVKSVSGASRVDEPDFSIDMETEEGWGALSLDPNQPLITRQVKGGMVACRRWLRGRSLYFSKLLTSRTRSRYLFLAYLLTIHVLVLMCLTGAL; encoded by the exons GAGCAGTATGCACAGAAGGAGACCATGTATAAACAGAAT ATCCAGACtttcaaagacatcatcatACAGAAAGATAATCAGCTGACGGAGATCGGCCAAATGCACGAACAGGAGCTCTTCAAGCTAGCAGCAAAGTCTGATGCCAGTGCAGACTTGGAGCAG CTTTTGAAGGCTCTGAAACAGAAGCTCCATGAGAAAGAGGAGGTGCTGCTCGGTAAAACCCAGGTCATTGATGTTCTCCAGGGAGAAGTGGATGGCAGGGACCAACAGATTCAG GAGCTCACTGAGCGGCTTCGACGGTTACAGGTCGCACGAGAGAGTTTGGAAtccaagatggaggcagagaagCATGTGATGCGAGCACAACTTCGTGACCTGATGGAGAAACAGCAGGCGGAGGCGCAGCGGATGACCGAACAACATCAGCTACAGTTGGACCAAACCAAGCAGGATCTCTTGGTGCAactggaggagctgaggagagCCTCAGTTGCAGCGCCACCTGCCTGTCAGGAGACCTCGGGAACTGGAGGTGTGCCTGCTGATTCAGCCCTCAGCCAGAGAATTTCTGAGCTGGAAG TCCTTGCAAAGCAGAAAACAGATGAAGCCAGCAAATCAGAATCCAAGTTCCTGAAGATGAAAGCCTGGTCCAAATCCCGGATCAGACAGTTGGAAGACGAATTGAAGAAAAGCCAG GCTGGAGCGGCGCCCCCAGACCTGACTGACCTGCGTAGTCGCATAACTTCActtgaggaggagagggaggaaaatcTTTGGAAATTTGAGCAATATGAGGAGCTCAAAACAAAGAACG AAATGCTGGAGGCTAAGCTGGTGGTGtatgaggagcagcagagaacaCTGCAAGCCGACCTGGAGCAGTTCACAAAGAGGGCTGCCTCTCAG GCCAGTGAGTCGGGCAGTGCGGACGACACTCAGAGCCAGGTCCTGGAGTGGCAGGAGATGGTGACTGAGGCTGTCAATGCCAGGGACCGGGCCAGGGAGGAGAAGGCTAATATGGCACTTCGTATCAGCCAaatggaggaagagagagaggg ACTGATTGAGGATGACTGGTTCTTTCCTGGCTGCTCCGATCCAGCACTGGCCACTCAGCAGCAGGagttggaggaggagctggCTCAAGCTCGGGGGCTCGGTCAACACAGGGCCAAGAAGCTAACGGCTCCAGCCCAACGCAGCCTGCAG GAGGACTTTGAGTTCGATGGACAGGTCCCATTCCATGACCCACACAGTACCTCGGAGAGCACGACCCCGATGGAGGGAGAGAATATGGGAGGTTGGTGGCCCGAGTACAGTTCTCCAGATACAG ATGGTTTACGGTCTGTTGTGGAAGAGCTAGAGCTGGAAAGGAACCAGCTGCAGGAGCAAATCCTGAGTCTGGAGGAGCGCTGTCAGGATTTAGAGGACCGGCTGCAGCTGCAGGCGCGCATTGAGGCACTGCAG AACGAGTCGGAGAAACTTCAGAGCCAGCTTGCCAGTGTCCGAAGTCAACAGAGCAGAGATGCAGAGAAGCATCAGCTGTTGGTTAGCAGTCTCAATGAACAGCTCAAAGG GCTGAGTGACACACAAGAATGCCTGGAGAGTTCCCTCATTGAGAAGGAGAACACTTTAGCCAAAACATCAGAGAAACTCGAGCTCATCAGCAGCCTCAGAGAATCTCTGAGCGAGAAAGAGATACAGTACAGAGATGTGTCTGACAAGCTCCTCCAGGCTGATCACGCT CTCGATAACATTTCCAAGAAATTCAGCAGCTCAGAGAAACAGTGCTCCGAGTTGAGAACAGAAGTTTCCGACCTCACGCAGAAGTTGACTGCGCTGAAGGAGAAG acacaaaaacaagatgtCACCATAGAAACTTTACAAACTGAGCTGGATCAGACAAATGAGGAGTTGGATAAATTAAACTCTGCCCACTTGGAAGAAAGAGCCCAACTCATTCATGACCTTCAAACCTGTGAGCGGGAAATTGATAGTCTTAAGGACACGGTGttggaaaaagacaaagagataTCAGCCCTCTCTGTTAACATGGCTGAGTACACAGAGCAGATCTTGGTGCTAAAGCAGGATGTCAAACTCAAAGAAGAGAGTCTGATTCAGGTAGAAACAGTTCTTCGGAAAGCTGAGCAGGAGGCCATGATTATCAGAGATTCACAAAATTCAGACCAGCAGGCTCTAAACAGCAAAATCACAGAGGTGGTCGAGAAACTCAATGACGCTGAGGAGGAGTTAGTCAAGGCCAAAGAGAAGGCAGAGTACAAAGACGCTGAGGTGGAGCAGCTGCTAAAGCAGGTCGAAGATGATAAGAAAATGATTCAGGAGCTTCGAGGGGAGCTCCAGAAACAGGTGGGGAGTCATTCTCATCATCTACTTGAATGTGAAACACACATCACCTCATTGAAGGAACAGCTGATGTTATCCACTCAGAAGCTGCAGGAGTCAGAACAACTGGTTTTACAACTCAAtgacaaaaacaccaacaatgaTAAATTAGAGCAAGAGCTTCACGATAAAGAACAGACGTATGAAAACGAACTAAAATCCTTCAAGGAAGAACACAACAAGCTTCTGGCACAGGTGGAAAAATACAATAATGAAATGCAAAAATTGTCCAAACAATTAGAGGAGCGAACACAGAGTGAGGAACACATCCACAAAGAGATGCAAGAGAAAGTTGAAACACTCGAAAAGCAGCTGAGTGCAAATGATAAACATGCCGAGGATGAAAGGCAGAAACTCAGCAGTGAATTGCAAGTGCGAGATTCCGAAAACCAGAAATTGAGCAGTGAGCTTAAAAGCAAAGCTGAAAACATCTCCAAACTCAAGAaccttttaaaaagcacaaagGCTGAGAAGCAGAGGGTGACTGACGAGCTTAAGTTGCAAAAGCAGGCAGTCAAAGAGCTCAATGAAAAGGTATCGTCTGCACTTGAACTCAATAGCTGCCTAGAGAGTCAGGTACAGTGCCTAacgaaagaaaaagagagacttACAGAAGAAGTGAGTGAAAGTATACAAAACAAAGATTCCTTACAAGCCCAAATATCCATGTTGGAAACACAGAATTCACAAAATGATACAACTCAAAAAGGGCTTCAAAGAGATAATGAGCAACTGACTCTTCAGATCAAGGAGTTAAATGGAGTCCTTGAACAAAGTACACACTCCACCACAGAGGTCCTCttagcaaaaacaaatgaatgtagtCGTCTCAATCAGATACTAAGAGAGAAGGAGGATGAggtgaagcagctgcaggacCGGGTGCAAAATTTGATGTCTGAGGTCGATCAGATTAAGCTTGATGGAGCACAGAAGGAACAGGCCACTGTTGATCTCCACATGCAATTAGAGGCTgaacaaaaccaacaaacacaaCTCCAGGAAACTGTGTTTATGCTGCGAGAGCAGGAAAGCAGTCTGAGGTCTGGGTTAATGGAGAAGGATGCTAAATTAAAAGAGAAGCAGGAAGAGTGCCATGGTTTACAGAATGAAATTTCCAAGCTGCAGGCTGAGGCTGAGTCACTTAAAGAAGAGCTCACACAACTCAGACAGCAACTGCATGAGGGAGATGAAATGTTAAAAGATACAATGCAGCagtgtcaaaaacacaaagacgaaTTAAATCATGCAACCAAGACTGTTGAGGCTCAGAGGGACCAAATCAGCGTCATGGAGGAAAACACCAGAAAGCTGAAGTCTGAAGCAGAGCTGTGGCAAGCAGAATTGTCTCACTCCAACAGCCGTATCCAGACGCTCATTGAGGAAATCCAACAGCATCGAGCTGCTTGTGAATCCAGAGAACAGGAGTTAGTTCAGCAAACACAGTTGGCCACAAACCTCGATTCACAGCTTAAAGTAACTCTTGAACAGATCTCCGATCTCAGCAAGAATATTAGTACTCTAACAGAAGATAATCAGACACTAAAAAAAGAGTTGTCTCAGAACATTACATCAGTTTCTGAACTTACCACTGAAATGAGTTCACTCCAGGAAAGAAATTCTGGCTTTGAAATCGAAATTTCAAATAGTCAGAAAGAAATCAGCAGCCTCTTGAGGGAAAAGGAGGAGCTCACTGTTGCAGTAAAGGAATTAAAACATATTCTGAAAGAAAGTGACGAGTTAAACTCTGCAGGTTTATTTGAGAAAACAAACGAGTGTGCTAATCTGTCAAAAACAATaagggagagagaagaacaaCTTCAGAGTATACAGGAACATGTTGATGgattaaaaatgcaaatcagtCAATTTAGCAAGTCCTCGGAAGAGAAAGAAGCAGCATTATCAGAACAGAGGTTTCAGCTTGAGGCTCAGCAGAATCAACTGCTACAACTTCAGGATTCTGTATCAGCTCTACAGGAACAAAGCTCTGCGCTGAAGTCTGGGCTAATGGAGAAAGACTTGTTGTtgcagcagacagcagaggaATCTAGAGTTTATCAGAATGAAGTTGCGCTACACAAGGAACTCGTATCACGACTGCAGGAAGAGGTACAATTGCTAAGACGAGAGTGTTTGGATGTGAAACAGCAGATAGAACAGAAAGAACAAACACTAAATGAAGTGTCTAAAGAGTTTCAGAGCCAAAAAGATGAGCTGAATAAACGAAACGAATCAGTGATTTCACTCAGCAGTCAGCTTGGTGCCATGAATGAGAATGCAGCAGAGATGGAGATTGAAATGACAAACCTGAAGGATTCTGTCCAGAAGCTCACTGCAGAGAAGAGTCAGCTGACACAGGAGGACAACCAGAGGAAAGCAGAGATTGTAGACTTTAAAGACAGCATTCTGGCCCTAAATGAGCAGAACACAAGTTTAAAGTCTGAACTTCAGAACATAGTGACAGAGGTCACAGAACTCAGACAATTTGTCTCTGATAAGGAGATTGAGCTCAAAGCAGCATATGCTGAGCTGGAGAATCTTACTCTGACcttgaaagaaaaagatgacACCCTGAACCAAAAGGAGAATCTGATACAGCAGCTCAACAGCAACATCACTGAGCAGCAGGGGCAGCTGAAGCAGAAAGCAGACGACAGTGTTGGTTTGAATACAAAAGTTTCAGATCTTGAAGATTGTGTCTGCAAGCTCAGAGGTCAAGTTGAAAACCTTACTGCAGAGTCCTCCACACTAAAAAACAGGTTGGAGTCAAGGGAATTGTCAAACCTTGAATTACAGAGTCATTCTTCAGCTGCTGTTGAAAGTCTTCAGTCAAATCTTCAATCTAAAGAGGCTGAATGTGAGACCTTGAAAGAACAGATTTCACACCTTAAAGAATCTGTCACGAAGCTCAACGGTAGCCTGGAAGCACAGATGGCCAATTCAGAAAACCTAAGAAAGGCATTAATGGAAAAAGAGGCAGCTCTTCTGCACCAATCAGAGACTCTTAAGGATGTTCAGAGAAGAGCAGATGAGGCTTTGCTCTTCAAGTCACAGTTCATGGAAAGCACCGAGTTGGTGTCACAGCTGCAGAGTCACAATGAGCTGTTGTCTGCCGAGGCAGAAAATCTCAGAAAGTCATCAGAGGAAACACATATTGCGTTCAGTAACCTAAAAGAGAAATATGCAGCCAGTTTGGAGGAGCTGCAAGACATGAGGAGGCAAATGTCTCACCAGGTTGATGAGGTTTCCAAACTGCAGAGGTTATTGGATGATTTCAGTATGGAACGTCAGGCAGCAACTACAACCATagaaacactgagaaatgaGTTATCTGTAATCCATCACAAACTTGAGCAAAGTGGAGATCTGAACACGAGTCTCACAAAGGAAAAGGACGAAGCGTTTTCTGCTAATCAAGCAAGTGTGTCGATGCTGACCCTTGAGATAGACAGGCTCAAATCACAGCATCTTCAAGTTGTTGCACAAATGGATGCACTGACAGAAAACCTGGAGCAGAGAGAAATGGCTCTCCATGCAATTAATAGTCAGTACACAGCCCAGGCCAAACATGCATCACAGCTGGTCTCAGAAATGCAAAAACTAGAGGAGAAAAATCAGCAACTTAAGAAGGAATTTGGTATGTCAAAAGCAGAACATCAGAACCGTCTTACCTCTGTCTGTAACGAGAACTCACATTTGCAGGACGAAGTAAGAAAGCTTCTTGCAGAGAAGGAAGAGCTGGAAAGGAAACATCAACAGTTGTGCATGTCACAGGGGGAACTGCAGCTTCAAATGGAGCAGCAGTCCAGCAGCATGAAGGAAATGGTGGAGAAAATGGtgctggagaaggaggagcTTCAAGCAAAG AAGCTGGATGAAAAGATGGTTTACAAAAAATTACCTGAAGAAATCACCAGATCACGGGAAGTGGAGACTctgag gtgtgacacagagaggaaggacaCGCTTCTAGTCAAg CAGGAATCTTTGGCGGACACGATGGTGAGTCAGTTGGAGTCAGAGAAGGTTCGACTTCATGGAGACCTGCAGCGGTGCATGTATGAGATCCAACAACGAGACCACTACCTCCAGCAACTCAACACCAAG CTACAGCAGGCTGTCGAAGAAAAAGGGGCCTGTGCAGCTCAGATGAGAGCTGTTGTCCAAACCCTGAGGGACACACAGAACCGCTGCCACTGGCTGGAAACTCAAGTACAAGGCCAAGCTCAG GGGTCAGTGTATGCTGAGGTTGCACCCGGAGCCCCACAGGAGAGAAGCCGTGAGTCTATGGTTGTTGAAACGGCTGAAGTCGGTCAGCTCCGTGATAG gctgCTGGAGGTGGAGCAGATTCTGGCCGATGAGAGAGCAAGGAGAGAGACAGCTGAGGAAGCTTTACGTCTGGCCgaggacagagtgaagag TGTGTCTGGTGCATCCAGAGTTGACGAACCCGATTTCAGTATCGACATGGAGACGGAGGAGGGATGGGGTGCTCTGAGTCTCGACCCCAACCAGCCTCTGATCACACGACAG GTGAAAGGCGGCATGGTGGCGTGTCGTCGCTGGCTCAGAGGGAGGAGCCTCTACTTCTCCAAGCTGCTGACCAGCCGCACTCGCTCTCGATACCTGTTCCTGGCCTACTTGCTCACAATCCATGTGCTTGTCCTCATGTGCCTCACTGGCGCCCTGTAG